The following coding sequences are from one Ancylobacter sp. TS-1 window:
- a CDS encoding thermonuclease family protein — protein MRLYAPVPASFLATLALALSLPGAGAAGAATPAGDARPATAARCPDSFAPAGRVASVDEGGDLVLSDGGVLRLAGLSLAGTQQGPALRAALTELAVGREVEIAPAAGRDRYARQPSLVRRAGEATTLQERLLARGLAVARPEAGLLGCMAGWYAAEDTARRARRGVWRELPLRTRDVAAIGARQGRFTIVEGRVLSVGNTRTLHYLNFGPVWRQDMTGRLTQAGHAALEAAGMPATDLAGRHVTLRGTVFEAGGPAMELVWAEQIGWTGRAERAGTPGTVTGGADSGDAGARQAGDE, from the coding sequence ATGCGCCTTTACGCGCCCGTCCCGGCATCCTTCCTTGCAACTCTCGCCCTTGCCCTGTCGCTGCCCGGCGCCGGTGCGGCGGGCGCAGCCACGCCGGCCGGCGACGCGCGCCCCGCGACGGCGGCCCGCTGCCCCGATTCGTTCGCGCCCGCTGGCCGGGTCGCCTCCGTCGACGAGGGCGGCGACCTCGTCCTCTCCGATGGCGGCGTGCTGCGCCTCGCGGGTCTCTCGCTTGCCGGCACGCAGCAGGGCCCGGCGCTCCGCGCCGCGCTGACCGAACTCGCTGTCGGGCGGGAAGTCGAGATCGCTCCGGCCGCCGGGCGCGACCGCTACGCCCGCCAGCCCAGCCTGGTCCGCCGCGCGGGGGAGGCCACGACCTTGCAGGAGCGCCTGCTCGCGCGCGGCCTCGCGGTCGCCCGTCCCGAGGCCGGGCTGCTCGGCTGCATGGCGGGATGGTACGCGGCGGAAGACACCGCGCGACGGGCGCGTCGCGGGGTCTGGCGCGAACTGCCGCTGCGCACGCGAGACGTGGCCGCGATCGGCGCCCGTCAGGGACGCTTCACAATCGTCGAAGGTCGCGTTCTGTCGGTTGGAAATACGCGCACGCTGCATTACCTCAATTTCGGCCCGGTTTGGCGGCAGGACATGACGGGAAGGCTGACCCAGGCGGGACACGCCGCGCTGGAGGCGGCCGGCATGCCGGCGACGGATCTGGCCGGACGGCACGTGACGCTGCGCGGAACGGTCTTCGAGGCCGGCGGACCGGCGATGGAACTGGTCTGGGCCGAGCAGATCGGCTGGACCGGACGAGCGGAGCGGGCCGGGACACCCGGAACGGTTACGGGCGGCGCCGATTCGGGCGACGCGGGAGCAAGGCAGGCAGGGGACGAGTGA
- a CDS encoding tripartite tricarboxylate transporter substrate binding protein has product MLTKIPHSLSRLVLSVAAMSVLSFGPAKAEDYPTRDIQFVVPFSAGGGSDVLARNIAGAIKELKLLPVNILIDNRPGSGGAVGYNFLAGRKGNPDYVGTVSIAFFTTPLMGGSPVSYKNFQPLAAIARDPYIMAVAANSPFKTMKDLAAKGTFIAGSPAAVSDSTLLARRLAADMKAKVQVVPFDGDGEALSALLGGHVDVMFGNLSEIIAQVKGGSIRAIGITTEERIAALPDVPTFKELGYDIQLAQLRGMVMPLGTPPETVAYWEALLKKLAESDYWREHYLERFSVLPAYLDSKAFGAEIVKINDRYEILMRELGVIK; this is encoded by the coding sequence ATGCTCACCAAGATTCCCCATTCTCTGTCTCGCCTTGTCCTGTCGGTTGCCGCGATGTCGGTCCTTTCCTTCGGTCCCGCCAAGGCCGAGGACTATCCGACCCGCGACATCCAGTTCGTCGTCCCCTTCTCGGCCGGCGGCGGCAGCGACGTGCTGGCCCGCAACATCGCCGGCGCCATCAAGGAGCTGAAGCTCCTTCCCGTGAACATCCTGATCGACAACCGGCCCGGCAGCGGCGGCGCCGTCGGCTACAATTTCCTGGCCGGCCGGAAGGGCAATCCCGACTATGTCGGCACGGTCAGCATTGCCTTCTTCACGACGCCGCTGATGGGCGGCTCGCCCGTCAGCTACAAGAACTTCCAGCCGCTCGCCGCTATTGCCCGCGATCCCTACATCATGGCGGTGGCCGCCAATTCGCCGTTCAAGACGATGAAGGATCTCGCGGCGAAGGGAACATTCATAGCCGGCTCACCTGCGGCGGTTTCCGATTCCACCCTGCTGGCCCGGCGCCTCGCCGCCGACATGAAGGCAAAGGTGCAGGTCGTGCCCTTCGACGGCGACGGCGAGGCCCTCAGCGCGCTGCTCGGCGGCCATGTCGACGTCATGTTCGGCAATCTCTCCGAGATCATCGCCCAGGTGAAGGGCGGGTCGATCCGCGCCATCGGCATCACCACGGAGGAACGCATCGCCGCCCTGCCGGATGTGCCGACCTTCAAGGAGCTGGGCTACGACATCCAGCTCGCGCAGCTGCGCGGCATGGTGATGCCGCTCGGCACGCCGCCGGAAACCGTCGCCTACTGGGAGGCGCTTCTGAAGAAGCTCGCGGAGAGCGATTACTGGCGCGAGCACTATCTCGAGCGCTTCTCCGTCCTGCCGGCCTATCTCGACAGCAAGGCGTTCGGCGCCGAGATCGTCAAGATCAACGACCGTTACGAGATCCTGATGCGCGAGCTCGGGGTCATCAAGTAG
- a CDS encoding GntR family transcriptional regulator, with protein MSAQRLAAIGAETSSAADWAFYELWRRIVRRDLAPGARVTEETLAKELDVSRTPLRDAIRKLEEYRLLSRHRNRTIYVAPMSVAEVLELTAIREQLEALVVRLAAQRASQCPGDVAKALLMVEQMSALEGTDFGAGTLLELGDRFHEQLVAISGMPRLGAMLTSLRFSIERYRYLLNETDDRSRTIAGEHRRVIEAIAAGDADGAEVEMRAHIGKARELYVRSVARLLDETTSVARPGSEPGLSVVPGVQPGIG; from the coding sequence TTGTCTGCGCAAAGGCTTGCGGCCATTGGAGCCGAGACCTCCTCTGCGGCTGACTGGGCCTTCTACGAGCTCTGGCGCCGTATCGTTCGCCGCGATCTGGCGCCTGGAGCCCGTGTTACCGAGGAGACCCTGGCGAAAGAGCTCGATGTGAGCCGGACCCCGCTTCGCGACGCCATTCGCAAGCTGGAGGAATACCGGCTGCTCTCGCGCCACCGGAACCGGACCATCTATGTGGCGCCGATGTCGGTGGCGGAGGTGCTGGAGCTGACCGCGATCCGCGAACAGTTGGAGGCTCTGGTCGTCCGTCTGGCCGCGCAGCGCGCCTCGCAGTGTCCGGGCGATGTCGCCAAGGCGCTGCTCATGGTCGAGCAGATGAGCGCGCTCGAAGGGACCGACTTCGGCGCGGGAACGCTGCTGGAGCTCGGCGACCGATTTCATGAGCAATTGGTGGCGATAAGCGGCATGCCGCGCCTCGGCGCGATGCTCACCAGTCTGCGGTTCAGCATCGAGCGCTACCGCTACCTGCTCAACGAGACCGACGACCGGTCGCGGACGATCGCGGGCGAGCACCGCCGCGTCATCGAGGCCATTGCCGCGGGCGATGCCGATGGCGCCGAGGTTGAAATGCGTGCGCACATCGGCAAGGCCCGCGAGCTCTATGTGAGAAGCGTCGCGCGTCTGCTCGACGAAACGACGTCCGTGGCGCGGCCCGGGAGCGAGCCGGGGCTTTCCGTGGTCCCGGGCGTTCAACCCGGCATCGGCTGA
- a CDS encoding M48 family metalloprotease — MRAMPLAGLLGGVLLLGACAALNEPGTARAPSPPPRIEEALTPAQRQEHERLVASYGGAYSDPKLQKQIEGIVARLVAASERPDLHYRVTILNSPAVNAFALPNGSLYVTRGLLALASDNSELASVLAHEMAHVIANHAATREDQMKQAVLVSRVISDVVNDSDLGALALAKSRISLASFSRGQELEADAIGVGISARAGFDPYGAERFLTTMGRQAAIRSTSMNQSVGTEASDFLSSHPATPERISIVMANAREYAAPDKPGERDRKPYLVSIDGLVYGDDPKEGFVRGRRFFHPKLGFTFTAPEGFTLENTSQAVLGASGSGREALRLDAVRVAGDQSLAQYLSSGWIEGVEISTVESLVLNGFPAATAVARGEQWSFRMFAIRFGSDVYRLIFAARELTPELDRAFRAAAETFRRVSIEEADNVKPLRLRIVTAGLTDTTEKLAGKMDVQDKALERFLVLNGLNRGDKLAYGEQYKIIAE, encoded by the coding sequence ATGCGCGCGATGCCCCTCGCCGGACTGCTCGGCGGCGTGCTGCTGCTCGGCGCCTGCGCGGCGCTCAACGAGCCCGGCACCGCCCGCGCGCCGTCCCCGCCGCCGCGGATCGAGGAGGCGCTGACCCCGGCGCAGCGGCAGGAACATGAGCGCCTCGTCGCCTCCTATGGCGGGGCCTATTCCGATCCCAAGCTCCAGAAGCAGATCGAGGGGATCGTCGCCCGGCTGGTCGCCGCCTCGGAGCGGCCGGACCTGCATTACCGCGTCACCATCCTCAATTCCCCGGCGGTGAACGCCTTCGCCCTGCCCAACGGCTCGCTCTACGTGACGCGCGGCCTGCTCGCCCTCGCCTCCGACAATTCGGAACTCGCCTCGGTGCTGGCGCATGAGATGGCGCACGTCATCGCCAACCATGCGGCGACCCGCGAGGACCAGATGAAGCAGGCGGTGCTGGTGAGCCGCGTCATCTCCGACGTCGTCAACGATTCCGATCTCGGGGCGCTGGCGCTGGCCAAAAGCCGCATCTCGCTCGCCAGCTTCTCGCGCGGGCAGGAACTGGAGGCCGACGCCATCGGCGTCGGCATCAGCGCCCGCGCCGGCTTCGATCCCTATGGCGCCGAGCGTTTCCTGACCACCATGGGCCGGCAGGCGGCGATCCGCTCCACCTCGATGAACCAGAGCGTCGGCACGGAAGCCTCGGACTTCCTGTCGAGCCACCCGGCGACGCCCGAGCGCATCTCCATCGTGATGGCCAATGCGCGCGAATACGCGGCGCCCGACAAGCCCGGCGAGCGCGACCGCAAGCCCTACCTCGTCTCCATCGACGGTCTCGTCTATGGCGACGACCCGAAGGAAGGCTTCGTGCGCGGCCGGCGCTTCTTCCACCCCAAGCTCGGCTTCACCTTCACCGCGCCGGAAGGCTTCACGCTGGAGAACACCTCGCAGGCGGTGCTCGGCGCCAGCGGGTCCGGGCGCGAGGCGCTGCGCCTCGACGCGGTGCGTGTCGCCGGCGACCAGAGCCTGGCGCAATATCTGTCGTCGGGCTGGATCGAGGGCGTGGAAATTTCCACCGTCGAGAGCCTGGTGCTCAACGGCTTCCCGGCCGCGACGGCGGTGGCGCGCGGCGAGCAGTGGTCCTTCCGCATGTTCGCCATCCGCTTCGGCAGCGACGTCTACCGGCTGATCTTCGCCGCGCGCGAGCTGACGCCTGAACTCGACCGCGCCTTCCGCGCGGCGGCCGAAACCTTCCGCCGCGTCTCCATCGAGGAGGCCGACAACGTCAAGCCGCTGCGCCTGCGCATCGTCACCGCCGGGCTCACCGACACCACGGAGAAGCTGGCCGGCAAGATGGACGTACAGGACAAAGCGCTGGAACGTTTCCTCGTCCTCAACGGGCTGAATCGCGGCGACAAGCTCGCCTATGGCGAGCAGTACAAGATCATCGCGGAATAG
- a CDS encoding CarD family transcriptional regulator codes for MTSTKKPSNNIRQGFKTGEHIVYPSHGVGRIMSIEEQEVAGFKLELFVIHFEKDKMTLRVPVPKIVSVGMRKLSEPAILKKALETLKGRARVKRTMWSRRAQEYEAKINSGDLVAISEVVRDLYRSEAQPEQSYSERQLYEAALDRMARELAAVDNLTETEAVKLIEQNLLKGPRRNGKADGEAEAVEDEADTDTATEEAAA; via the coding sequence ATGACGTCGACCAAGAAGCCGTCCAACAATATCCGCCAGGGTTTCAAGACGGGCGAGCACATCGTCTATCCGTCCCACGGTGTCGGACGCATTATGTCGATCGAGGAACAGGAAGTCGCAGGCTTCAAGCTCGAGCTGTTCGTCATCCACTTCGAGAAGGACAAGATGACGCTGCGCGTGCCTGTTCCGAAGATCGTCTCGGTCGGCATGCGCAAGCTCTCCGAGCCCGCCATCCTCAAGAAGGCGCTGGAGACCCTCAAGGGTCGCGCCCGCGTGAAGCGCACCATGTGGAGCCGCCGCGCGCAGGAATATGAGGCCAAGATCAATTCTGGCGATCTCGTCGCCATCTCCGAGGTGGTGCGCGATCTCTACCGTTCCGAGGCGCAGCCCGAGCAGTCCTATTCCGAGCGTCAGCTCTACGAGGCCGCGCTCGACCGCATGGCCCGCGAGCTGGCCGCCGTCGACAACCTGACGGAGACCGAGGCGGTCAAGCTGATCGAGCAGAACCTGCTCAAGGGCCCGCGCCGTAACGGCAAGGCCGATGGCGAGGCCGAAGCGGTCGAGGATGAGGCCGATACCGACACCGCCACCGAGGAAGCTGCCGCCTGA
- the fdxA gene encoding ferredoxin FdxA: protein MTYVVTDNCIKCKYTDCVSVCPVDCFYEGENFLVIHPDECIDCGVCEPECPAEAIKPDTEPGLDKWLTLNADFAKVWPNITDRKDPLPEAKEWDGVPDKLQYLSPEPGKQD from the coding sequence ATGACCTACGTAGTCACGGATAATTGCATCAAGTGCAAATACACCGACTGCGTCTCCGTATGCCCGGTGGACTGCTTCTACGAGGGCGAGAATTTCCTGGTCATCCACCCGGACGAGTGCATCGACTGCGGCGTGTGCGAGCCGGAATGCCCGGCCGAGGCGATCAAGCCCGACACCGAGCCGGGGCTCGACAAGTGGCTCACGCTCAACGCCGACTTCGCCAAGGTCTGGCCGAACATCACCGACCGCAAGGACCCGCTGCCCGAGGCCAAGGAATGGGACGGTGTGCCCGACAAGCTACAGTATCTGTCGCCCGAACCGGGTAAGCAGGACTGA
- a CDS encoding RNA-binding S4 domain-containing protein has protein sequence MSGDGRAGDAAPAGSPPGRQRLDLWLWHARCGRTRTAAADLVKAGRVRLNGVRVTAPSQPVRTGDVLTIALDARVRLWRVTGFIERRGDAQAAGTTYVEVEPDNAPGSHAH, from the coding sequence GTGAGCGGCGACGGGCGGGCGGGCGATGCCGCTCCCGCCGGGTCGCCGCCCGGCCGGCAGCGTCTAGACCTCTGGCTCTGGCATGCGCGCTGCGGACGCACCCGCACCGCCGCCGCCGATCTCGTGAAGGCGGGACGGGTGCGCCTGAACGGCGTGCGCGTCACCGCGCCGAGCCAGCCGGTGCGGACCGGCGACGTTCTGACCATTGCTCTCGACGCGCGTGTGCGCCTGTGGCGCGTCACCGGCTTCATCGAACGGCGGGGGGATGCGCAGGCGGCCGGCACTACCTATGTGGAGGTGGAGCCCGACAACGCGCCGGGCAGCCATGCGCACTAG
- a CDS encoding aminopeptidase, translating to MITDTEVPRSVTETLACAATALGATPVILTMLPAPVGGMEPPAPIAHAMAGSQVMVFQTSAGMIHTEAARNAVKNGARFLDMWGVTESMMVRGGPTADFSEVGRVTNAVYDAIVGGAEIRVTTEKGTDFRLSMKDRPLFKFSGQATEPGSFSAMPEGEVTVCPEEWESEGVLVDPVVLERRDIAFPRQPIKVVVEKGRICAVEGGREAKAIAAMLDEHGETSRNIAEFAMGTNKWCPLAVTLRDSKKSYGSFHIGMGDNRSFGGNVLSPFHMDMIFENPTVTVDGRTVLENGKYTVI from the coding sequence GTGATCACGGATACCGAGGTTCCGCGCAGCGTGACCGAGACGCTGGCCTGCGCGGCGACGGCGCTCGGGGCGACTCCGGTGATCCTCACCATGCTGCCGGCGCCGGTCGGCGGCATGGAGCCGCCGGCACCCATCGCCCATGCGATGGCGGGCTCGCAGGTGATGGTGTTCCAGACCTCGGCCGGCATGATCCACACCGAGGCCGCGCGCAACGCGGTCAAGAACGGCGCGCGTTTCCTCGACATGTGGGGCGTGACCGAATCGATGATGGTGCGCGGCGGGCCGACGGCCGACTTCAGCGAAGTCGGGCGCGTGACCAACGCGGTCTATGACGCGATCGTCGGCGGCGCCGAGATCCGCGTGACCACCGAGAAGGGCACCGACTTCCGGCTCAGCATGAAGGACCGGCCGCTGTTCAAGTTCTCCGGCCAGGCCACCGAGCCCGGCAGCTTCAGCGCCATGCCGGAAGGCGAGGTGACCGTGTGCCCGGAGGAATGGGAAAGCGAGGGCGTGCTCGTCGATCCGGTCGTGCTGGAGCGGCGCGACATCGCCTTTCCGCGCCAGCCGATCAAGGTCGTGGTGGAGAAGGGGCGCATCTGCGCGGTGGAGGGCGGCCGCGAGGCGAAGGCCATCGCCGCCATGCTCGATGAGCATGGCGAGACCTCGCGCAACATCGCCGAGTTCGCCATGGGAACCAACAAATGGTGTCCGCTGGCAGTTACGCTCCGGGATTCGAAGAAATCCTATGGCAGCTTCCACATCGGCATGGGCGACAACCGCTCGTTCGGCGGCAACGTGCTCAGCCCGTTCCACATGGATATGATATTCGAGAATCCGACGGTTACGGTCGATGGCCGCACCGTGCTCGAGAATGGCAAGTATACCGTTATCTGA
- a CDS encoding RNA polymerase factor sigma-32 — MSIEAGRSTQLARAARTAPLLDRTQEYELALRWSREGDEKALHALIHAHMRLAIAIARRFRNYGLPMSDLVQEGHVGLMEAASRFETAREVRFSTYATWWIRAAVQDYVLRNWSIVRGGTSSGQKALFFNLRRLRARLERAAADAPTSREEMHRVIGARLGVSPVEVARMDARLGVPDLSLNAPLAFDEEDGAGRMDLLVADDPLPDEQAVREIDGERRRRWLLGALRGLNEREFRIIKARRLDEESETLETIGARLGISKERVRQIESRAIEKLRIALTRSPDVPMGAFSA, encoded by the coding sequence ATGAGCATCGAGGCCGGTCGCAGTACCCAATTGGCGCGCGCCGCGAGGACGGCGCCGCTTCTGGATCGCACGCAGGAATACGAGCTGGCGCTGCGCTGGTCGCGCGAGGGCGACGAGAAGGCGCTGCATGCGCTGATCCACGCCCACATGCGCCTCGCCATCGCCATCGCCCGCCGCTTCCGCAATTACGGACTGCCCATGTCCGACCTCGTGCAGGAGGGCCATGTCGGCCTGATGGAAGCTGCCTCGCGCTTCGAGACCGCGCGCGAGGTGCGCTTCTCCACCTATGCCACCTGGTGGATCCGCGCCGCCGTGCAGGACTATGTGCTGCGTAACTGGTCCATCGTGCGCGGGGGCACCTCCTCCGGCCAGAAGGCACTGTTCTTCAACCTGCGGCGCCTGCGTGCGCGGCTGGAGCGCGCCGCCGCCGACGCGCCGACCAGCCGCGAGGAAATGCACCGGGTGATCGGCGCCCGGCTCGGCGTCAGCCCGGTGGAGGTGGCACGGATGGATGCGCGCCTCGGCGTTCCCGATCTCTCGCTCAACGCGCCGCTCGCCTTCGACGAGGAGGACGGCGCCGGGCGCATGGACCTGCTGGTGGCGGACGATCCGCTGCCCGACGAGCAGGCGGTGCGGGAGATTGACGGCGAGCGCCGCCGGCGCTGGCTGCTGGGCGCGCTGCGCGGCCTCAACGAGCGCGAATTCCGCATCATCAAGGCGCGTCGGCTCGACGAGGAAAGCGAGACGCTGGAGACCATCGGCGCGCGCCTCGGCATCTCCAAGGAGCGGGTGCGGCAGATCGAGAGCCGCGCCATCGAGAAGCTGCGCATCGCGCTGACCCGCAGCCCCGACGTGCCGATGGGCGCCTTCTCGGCGTGA
- a CDS encoding tripartite tricarboxylate transporter permease, translating to MDTLSLLAGGLSSALTPTMLLAVLFGTVVGLVIGVLPGLGPAAGVAILLPVVVGFDGTAAMAALAGVYYGAMFGGAVTSILLGIPGDAPSVMTVIDGYPLARKGMAGPALGMSVFASFIGGLIGLLLLTVLSQQVARAALSFGPAEMTALMILALSLVTVLGGNNVWKGFVALALGLWIGMIGLDAIVGLPRFTFGSSHLLDGIDFSVIAVGVFGLGQMFASLTGDGEAATLRGYSLRSLLPRWSDIVVSKWDLLRGSLIGFVVGILPGVGATAATILAYASAKRLSKTPERFGHGAIEGVAAPEAANNSASYAAMIPLFTLGIPGSATTAVLMGGLLMIGLQPGPLLFQQNPEFIWTLFGTFYIGNLVLVFITILLTPLLAATVLISRALLYPIVFAIVSFAVFSLGLSVTDVALSLLFGVLGYVMLRLDYPCVPLILGVVLGPMLERGVRRTLIASQGDMSVFFERPITLLILAATVALLALSALRAFRQRRERLLKAAT from the coding sequence ATGGACACCTTGTCCCTACTCGCGGGCGGCCTGTCGTCCGCCCTCACGCCGACGATGCTGCTCGCCGTCCTGTTCGGCACGGTGGTGGGCCTCGTCATCGGCGTGCTTCCCGGTCTGGGGCCGGCGGCCGGCGTGGCCATTCTCCTCCCGGTGGTCGTCGGCTTCGACGGCACCGCCGCCATGGCGGCGCTGGCCGGCGTCTATTACGGGGCCATGTTCGGCGGTGCCGTCACCTCCATCCTGCTGGGAATTCCCGGCGACGCTCCATCGGTGATGACGGTGATCGACGGCTATCCGCTCGCCCGCAAGGGAATGGCGGGTCCGGCGCTGGGAATGAGCGTGTTCGCCTCGTTCATCGGCGGGCTGATCGGCCTCCTGCTGCTCACCGTGCTCAGCCAGCAGGTCGCTCGCGCCGCCCTGTCCTTCGGGCCGGCGGAAATGACGGCGTTGATGATCCTGGCGCTGTCGCTGGTGACGGTGCTGGGGGGAAACAATGTCTGGAAGGGGTTTGTCGCGCTCGCCCTCGGGCTGTGGATCGGCATGATCGGGCTCGACGCCATTGTCGGCCTGCCGCGTTTCACCTTCGGCAGTTCGCATCTGCTCGACGGCATCGACTTCTCGGTGATCGCCGTCGGCGTGTTCGGTCTCGGCCAGATGTTCGCCTCGCTGACCGGCGATGGCGAGGCCGCCACGCTGCGCGGCTACAGCCTGCGCTCGCTGCTGCCCCGCTGGTCGGACATCGTCGTCAGCAAGTGGGACCTGCTGCGTGGATCGCTGATCGGTTTCGTCGTCGGCATCCTGCCAGGAGTCGGCGCGACGGCGGCGACCATTCTCGCCTATGCCAGCGCCAAGCGCCTCTCGAAGACGCCGGAACGCTTCGGCCACGGCGCTATCGAAGGCGTGGCGGCGCCGGAGGCCGCCAATAACAGCGCTTCCTACGCGGCGATGATCCCGCTCTTCACCCTGGGTATTCCCGGCTCCGCCACCACGGCGGTGCTCATGGGCGGCCTGCTGATGATCGGCCTCCAGCCGGGCCCGCTGCTGTTCCAGCAGAATCCGGAATTCATCTGGACGCTGTTCGGCACCTTCTACATCGGCAATCTGGTGCTGGTGTTCATCACCATCCTGCTGACGCCGCTTCTGGCCGCGACCGTTCTCATCTCGCGGGCGCTGCTCTACCCGATCGTCTTCGCGATCGTGAGCTTCGCGGTGTTCTCGCTCGGGCTGAGCGTGACGGACGTCGCGCTGTCGCTGCTGTTCGGCGTGCTCGGCTACGTGATGCTGCGGCTCGACTATCCCTGCGTGCCGCTGATCCTGGGCGTCGTGCTGGGGCCGATGCTCGAGCGGGGCGTGCGCCGCACGCTGATCGCCTCGCAGGGCGACATGAGCGTCTTCTTCGAGCGCCCCATCACCCTGCTGATCCTCGCGGCGACGGTGGCGCTCCTCGCACTCTCCGCGCTCCGGGCCTTCCGGCAGCGTCGGGAACGACTTCTCAAGGCGGCTACCTAG
- a CDS encoding tripartite tricarboxylate transporter TctB family protein: MNIKLLDNIVSVALLLAGGGILFAAIGYEYMPDSVPGPGFFPFWVGLLLVGCVICDLVGRFRRRELVTDRIGGAEIARVGAIVAVFGAMCLAAEHVGLVIPTAAMMVLAGFIMAERPITPRFIGKLLAVTAATIAVGYYVFAHLLGVPLA; the protein is encoded by the coding sequence ATGAATATCAAGCTGCTCGACAATATCGTTTCGGTTGCACTTCTTCTGGCAGGAGGCGGCATATTATTCGCAGCCATCGGCTACGAATACATGCCGGACTCTGTTCCCGGTCCCGGGTTTTTTCCGTTCTGGGTCGGCCTGCTGCTGGTCGGGTGCGTGATCTGCGACCTCGTCGGCCGCTTTCGGCGGCGGGAGTTGGTGACGGACCGCATCGGAGGCGCGGAAATCGCCCGCGTCGGCGCCATCGTCGCCGTGTTCGGCGCGATGTGCCTGGCGGCCGAACATGTGGGGCTCGTCATTCCCACGGCCGCCATGATGGTGCTCGCGGGCTTCATCATGGCGGAGCGGCCGATCACCCCGCGCTTCATCGGCAAGCTGCTCGCCGTGACTGCCGCCACCATAGCCGTCGGCTACTACGTCTTCGCTCATCTCCTGGGGGTGCCGCTCGCCTGA